A single window of Nicotiana sylvestris chromosome 5, ASM39365v2, whole genome shotgun sequence DNA harbors:
- the LOC104212580 gene encoding membrane protein PM19L-like → MARTVARSVAAPLLFLNLVMYFIVLGFASWCLNRYINGQTNHPSFGGNGATMFFLVFAILAAVLGIISKFMGGNHLRVWRNDSLAAAGSSAIVAWAVTALAFGLACKEINIGGWRGWRLRVLEGFVIVLGFTQLLYVLMLHAGWFSSRYGPGYRETEYGVGAPPGEKGAAAAGVPTTGV, encoded by the exons ATGGCTAGGACTGTGGCAAGAAGTGTTGCAGCTCCATTACTGTTTCTGAATTTAGTAATGTATTTTATTGTTTTAGGTTTTGCTAGTTGGTGTCTCAACAGGTACATTAATGGCCAAACTAATCATCCTA GTTTTGGTGGAAACGGAGCCACAATGTTCTTTTTGGTGTTCGCGATACTGGCGGCCGTCTTGGGAATAATATCAAAGTTTATGGGTGGAAATCATCTGAGGGTATGGAGAAATGACAGTCTTGCTGCCGCTGGTTCATCAGCTATAGTTGCATGGGCTGTGACTGCTCTAGCTTTTGG GTTGGCATGCAAAGAGATAAATATAGGAGGATGGAGAGGATGGAGGCTAAGAGTACTTGAAGGATTCGTGATAGTTCTAGGATTTACTCAACTGCTCTATGTTCTCATGCTTCATGCCGGATGGTTCAGCAGCCGTTACGGTCCCGGCTACCGGGAAACCGAATATGGCGTCGGTGCACCCCCCGGAGAAAAGGGCGCCGCCGCCGCCGGCGTACCTACAACAGGGGTGTAA